In Paenibacillus sp. 1781tsa1, one DNA window encodes the following:
- a CDS encoding endo-1,4-beta-xylanase gives MKQLRQWNIGFLVLLLVLTTLPFANVSHAANEVTGTEAGQFSTNFEDGTLQGWTARIGTENLTVTEKEAHEGKSSMLVTNRERSYHGPMFSMKELLQRNQLYVITAYVKLTQEPATDQTLQLTAYKKTNAESWNSIGSVEIAKAQWNTWHKVTGTFQYSDDPAELKLFIETPYISEDSVDTLSFYVDDVSFVQSEQPKIEEDILSLKDLYKDDFPIGAAAYRWQLDGAYGQLLSKHFNSLTATYEMKPRYISPSEGVYEFEAADQYVKFAEEHHMGVRGHALLWHIDAAEWMLKDAQGKPASRELLLARIKDYVETVMTRYKGKIDAWDVVNEAIADSNGDASGLRKSPFYELIGPDYIEKTYEFARAADPDAKLYYNEYFTEVPEKREHMYQLVKRLKEKGLIDGVGLQSHYNLASPPVEEIEKTINLFAGLGLDIQITELDVDSGIPFGEEMPVEVAVQQAYRYKELMDLYQKHKDQISSVTLWGLQDERSYNNQAMLFDSELKAKKAYWGLVDESSLPVLTQRAISLSGKPDNKKTLHDPLWNKAVSTPLKGESSGTASFRTLWDPKNLYLLVDVQDAKVDGNDRVDIFVDFNNGKTSSYEEDDRHIVITRTGKYQGKDVRSSRVRETKGGYQVELSIPWSHVKVDSGSEIGFDIRVTDGSAGGEQPNQALYWNDRTQSQDTDTSKYGVIQLDPMPKSVEAVQAHIQIDGNKEALWNKAVPFEVKRLNEDAGAEAVARAMWSGEYLYLLIDVTDPNIITDSINPWDQDSVEIFLDENHQRTPYFQYDDAQFRVSADNVGTFAGSASPGRFASAVKKTKKGYLVEARIKLQSLTPKAGDVIGFDLQINDNQGEGKQNVAKWNDTTNESWRNTSQYGILSFVEKDKH, from the coding sequence ATGAAACAATTACGTCAATGGAATATTGGATTTTTAGTTTTACTGCTCGTTTTAACCACCCTTCCATTTGCAAATGTTTCACACGCAGCCAATGAAGTCACAGGTACAGAAGCAGGACAGTTCAGCACCAATTTTGAAGATGGTACACTTCAGGGATGGACTGCACGGATTGGTACGGAAAACCTCACAGTAACAGAAAAGGAAGCACATGAAGGGAAGTCAAGCATGTTGGTTACCAACCGTGAACGCTCCTATCATGGACCCATGTTCTCGATGAAAGAGCTGCTTCAGCGTAATCAATTATATGTAATTACAGCATATGTCAAGCTTACACAAGAGCCAGCTACCGATCAAACATTGCAGCTCACCGCGTATAAAAAAACGAATGCCGAAAGCTGGAATTCGATCGGTAGCGTGGAGATCGCTAAAGCCCAATGGAATACTTGGCATAAGGTCACTGGAACATTCCAGTACAGCGATGACCCTGCTGAGCTGAAACTATTCATTGAAACGCCTTACATCTCTGAGGATAGCGTAGATACGTTATCGTTCTATGTGGATGATGTATCCTTTGTTCAATCCGAGCAACCGAAGATTGAAGAAGATATTTTATCTCTGAAAGATTTGTATAAAGATGATTTTCCCATTGGTGCAGCGGCATATCGCTGGCAGCTGGATGGCGCATATGGACAACTGCTGTCGAAACACTTTAACAGCCTGACTGCAACCTATGAAATGAAACCGAGATACATATCGCCCTCCGAAGGCGTATATGAATTCGAGGCTGCCGATCAATATGTTAAGTTCGCCGAGGAACATCATATGGGTGTACGCGGACATGCGCTGCTGTGGCATATTGATGCTGCAGAATGGATGCTGAAAGATGCTCAGGGCAAGCCTGCAAGCCGGGAGTTATTACTTGCCCGGATTAAGGATTACGTTGAAACCGTCATGACCCGATATAAAGGGAAAATTGATGCCTGGGATGTGGTAAATGAGGCGATTGCCGATAGTAATGGTGATGCCAGTGGTTTACGTAAAAGCCCTTTTTATGAACTCATCGGACCGGATTATATAGAAAAAACCTATGAATTCGCGCGTGCAGCCGATCCGGATGCCAAACTATATTATAACGAATACTTCACAGAAGTCCCTGAGAAAAGAGAGCATATGTATCAGTTGGTCAAACGACTGAAAGAAAAGGGACTGATCGATGGCGTGGGCTTGCAGTCCCACTATAATCTGGCTTCCCCGCCCGTAGAAGAAATCGAGAAAACCATCAACCTGTTCGCTGGACTTGGACTGGATATTCAGATCACGGAACTGGATGTAGATAGCGGAATCCCGTTTGGTGAAGAGATGCCCGTTGAAGTTGCTGTACAACAGGCTTATCGCTACAAGGAATTAATGGATCTGTATCAAAAACACAAAGATCAGATCTCTTCCGTAACCCTATGGGGACTTCAGGATGAGAGGTCTTACAACAACCAGGCAATGTTGTTTGATTCAGAACTGAAAGCCAAAAAAGCTTACTGGGGACTTGTAGATGAGTCCAGCTTACCTGTTTTGACACAGAGAGCTATCTCTCTTTCGGGTAAACCCGATAACAAAAAAACGCTTCATGACCCACTATGGAATAAAGCCGTATCTACACCATTGAAGGGAGAATCATCCGGTACAGCCAGCTTCCGTACCTTATGGGACCCAAAAAACCTCTATCTTCTGGTCGATGTACAAGATGCAAAAGTCGATGGGAATGACCGCGTAGACATCTTTGTTGATTTTAATAATGGCAAGACCTCCTCCTACGAAGAAGATGACCGACATATTGTGATTACACGTACGGGCAAATATCAGGGTAAGGATGTGCGTTCATCTCGTGTAAGAGAAACGAAAGGCGGGTATCAGGTAGAATTGTCCATTCCTTGGAGTCATGTAAAGGTGGATTCCGGCTCCGAAATCGGCTTCGATATCCGTGTGACGGACGGCAGTGCAGGTGGAGAGCAACCAAATCAAGCACTGTATTGGAATGACCGAACACAATCCCAGGACACAGATACCAGCAAATACGGAGTGATTCAACTTGACCCTATGCCAAAATCCGTAGAAGCTGTGCAAGCTCATATTCAGATTGACGGAAATAAAGAAGCTTTGTGGAATAAGGCCGTTCCTTTTGAAGTAAAACGGTTGAATGAGGATGCAGGCGCTGAGGCTGTGGCTCGTGCGATGTGGTCAGGTGAGTATCTGTATCTGCTGATCGACGTTACAGACCCAAACATCATCACGGATAGTATTAACCCATGGGATCAGGACTCGGTTGAGATTTTCCTGGACGAAAATCACCAGCGCACACCGTATTTTCAATATGATGACGCCCAATTCAGAGTCAGCGCAGACAACGTGGGGACCTTCGCTGGCAGTGCCTCGCCTGGACGGTTCGCAAGTGCGGTGAAGAAAACCAAAAAAGGATATCTGGTCGAAGCCAGAATCAAGTTGCAGTCCCTGACGCCCAAAGCAGGAGATGTGATCGGTTTCGATCTTCAAATTAATGATAACCAGGGCGAGGGCAAGCAAAACGTAGCGAAGTGGAATGATACAACGAATGAAAGCTGGAGAAATACGTCCCAGTATGGCATTCTCTCTTTTGTAGAAAAAGACAAACATTAG
- a CDS encoding sugar ABC transporter permease, producing the protein MLLPAVILTFIFAYIPMGGLVIAFQDYKPWLGFAKSSWIGLEHFQFLFSMPENVQVIWNTLIIAGLKLIGGLIAPLIFALLLNEVRKETFKKSIQTFVYLPHFLSWVILGGILLDMLATKGMINQFLGAVFGLEPIFFLGDGTWFRIVVVTSDIWKEFGFGAIIFLASLAGINPALYEAAEVDGASRWQQTWSITIPALIPIMIVVGTLSLGNILNGGFDQIFNLYNPLVYDKGDIIDTFVYRVGLIDGKFGFSAAVGLFKSVVGFVLIVIAYRAAYKFANYRIF; encoded by the coding sequence ATGTTATTGCCAGCAGTTATCTTGACGTTCATATTTGCGTACATACCGATGGGCGGATTGGTCATTGCTTTTCAAGATTACAAGCCCTGGCTCGGGTTTGCCAAGTCTTCCTGGATCGGATTGGAGCATTTCCAATTCCTGTTCAGTATGCCGGAGAATGTGCAGGTAATCTGGAACACCCTGATTATTGCAGGGTTGAAACTGATTGGAGGTCTGATTGCACCGCTGATCTTTGCCTTACTCCTTAACGAAGTACGGAAGGAAACCTTCAAAAAGAGTATACAAACGTTCGTTTATCTGCCGCACTTCCTGTCATGGGTCATTCTAGGCGGAATTTTGCTGGACATGCTTGCAACGAAAGGCATGATCAATCAGTTTCTTGGGGCGGTATTTGGTCTTGAACCAATCTTTTTCCTTGGGGATGGCACTTGGTTTAGAATCGTCGTTGTTACAAGTGATATCTGGAAGGAATTCGGTTTCGGTGCCATTATCTTTCTTGCCTCGCTGGCAGGCATTAATCCAGCACTATACGAGGCAGCTGAGGTGGACGGAGCAAGTCGCTGGCAGCAAACCTGGTCCATTACGATTCCGGCTCTCATTCCCATCATGATTGTTGTAGGCACGTTGTCCCTCGGGAATATCCTGAACGGAGGATTCGATCAGATTTTCAATCTGTATAATCCGCTCGTTTACGATAAGGGTGATATCATCGACACCTTTGTTTATCGGGTAGGTCTCATCGATGGTAAGTTTGGATTCTCGGCTGCAGTCGGACTTTTCAAATCGGTGGTCGGATTCGTGTTGATCGTGATTGCATACCGTGCAGCTTATAAATTTGCGAACTACCGTATTTTCTAG
- a CDS encoding carbohydrate ABC transporter permease, whose protein sequence is MYHKTKPYKVFTVFNYTFLILLSLLCIIPLIHILAVSFSGKAAANANLVGLFPVEFTLDAYEKTLANENFLRSLWIAVQRTVLGTILSMVIVTLAAYPLSRENRSFKRRNIYTWYFVFTMLFSGGLIPFYILIQKLNLLNTMWVLILPGAVSVWNMILLLNFFRNVPKELEEAAFIDGAGYFRTLISVFLPVSMPAIATLSLFSMVGHWNAWFDGLIFLTDHEKYPLATFLQTIIVQQDFSKVSVRPEDLENISQRTIKAAQIFIGMAPILVVYPLLQRFFVKGIVLGAVKE, encoded by the coding sequence ATGTATCATAAAACCAAGCCTTACAAAGTATTCACCGTGTTTAACTATACGTTCTTAATTTTATTATCACTACTCTGTATAATCCCGTTGATTCACATTCTCGCGGTCTCCTTCAGCGGTAAAGCAGCTGCCAATGCGAATCTGGTTGGACTCTTTCCGGTTGAATTTACGCTTGATGCTTATGAGAAAACATTGGCTAATGAGAACTTCCTTCGTTCCCTATGGATTGCTGTACAGCGAACCGTGCTGGGTACAATCCTGAGTATGGTTATTGTCACGCTGGCGGCCTACCCTTTATCTCGGGAGAATCGCAGCTTCAAGCGGCGTAACATCTACACCTGGTATTTTGTATTTACGATGCTGTTCAGCGGAGGATTAATTCCATTCTACATTCTTATCCAGAAACTCAATTTACTCAACACGATGTGGGTGCTTATTCTTCCCGGAGCGGTATCTGTCTGGAACATGATTCTTTTATTGAATTTCTTCCGCAACGTTCCCAAAGAGCTGGAGGAGGCTGCCTTCATCGATGGTGCGGGTTATTTTCGAACATTGATCTCTGTCTTTTTGCCCGTGTCGATGCCAGCCATCGCTACACTCTCCCTGTTCTCCATGGTAGGGCACTGGAACGCCTGGTTCGATGGGTTGATTTTCCTGACGGATCATGAAAAGTATCCTTTAGCCACCTTCCTCCAGACGATCATCGTACAGCAGGACTTCAGTAAAGTTTCCGTGCGGCCCGAAGACCTGGAGAACATCTCACAACGGACGATCAAGGCGGCTCAGATATTCATTGGCATGGCACCGATTTTGGTTGTATACCCCTTACTGCAACGCTTTTTTGTTAAAGGGATTGTACTTGGTGCTGTTAAAGAGTAA